The following proteins come from a genomic window of Gemmatimonadota bacterium:
- a CDS encoding aldo/keto reductase: MLSVPRTELGPGLSVTRLITGLWQIADMERGGAPVDTARAAAAMRAYAAKGLTTFDMADHYGSAEVVAGHLLALAGGPTLQLLTKWVPAPGSGSRHTVREAVERACRRLRTDQLDLLQYHAWNYADPRYLDDLFWLQELRDEGLIAHLGLTNVDAAHLRVVRASGVEIVSDQVCWSLLDNRPSRRLAPWCAENGVGLLCYGTVAGGFLSERWLGVAEPDWERSGTWSQMKYGRFLRAAGGWQGLQRLLAAAQEVARRHGVSVANVACRWVLQQPAVAGIIVGARLGESEHIEENLRVFGFELDAADLDLLSEARATLAPIPGEPGDEYRRPPFLTASGDLSHHLEALPAPFPVREGPGSRTRALTGTVWEDLAGFSRAVRKGPRIWISGTTATHGNRRIGGDDPAAQMHFVIDKIEGALQSLGASLDDLVRTRVYIRHESDWEAISRAHGERLGHVQPANTLIAAGVIGDGYRVEMEAEAELED, encoded by the coding sequence ATGCTATCCGTTCCTCGCACCGAGCTCGGGCCCGGGCTTTCCGTCACGCGCCTGATCACCGGGCTGTGGCAGATCGCCGATATGGAGCGTGGGGGCGCGCCCGTGGACACCGCTCGCGCTGCCGCGGCCATGCGCGCCTATGCCGCCAAAGGCCTGACCACCTTCGACATGGCGGACCACTACGGCTCCGCCGAGGTGGTGGCGGGCCACCTGCTCGCTCTCGCGGGCGGCCCGACCCTGCAACTGCTCACGAAATGGGTACCGGCGCCCGGGAGCGGCTCGCGGCACACCGTTCGGGAGGCCGTGGAGCGCGCATGCCGCCGTCTGCGAACCGACCAATTGGACCTGCTGCAGTATCACGCCTGGAACTACGCGGACCCGCGCTACCTGGACGACCTCTTCTGGCTGCAGGAGCTGCGTGACGAGGGCCTGATCGCCCATCTGGGGCTCACCAATGTCGACGCGGCACATCTGCGCGTCGTTCGCGCCAGCGGAGTGGAGATCGTCTCCGACCAGGTATGCTGGTCGCTGCTGGACAACCGACCGTCACGGCGACTGGCGCCCTGGTGTGCAGAGAACGGCGTGGGGTTGCTCTGCTACGGGACGGTGGCCGGTGGTTTCCTCAGCGAGCGCTGGTTGGGTGTGGCCGAACCGGACTGGGAGCGGTCGGGGACCTGGTCGCAGATGAAGTACGGACGCTTTCTGCGCGCCGCGGGTGGCTGGCAGGGCCTGCAGCGGTTGCTGGCGGCCGCGCAGGAGGTTGCGCGCCGGCACGGCGTCTCCGTCGCCAATGTGGCGTGTCGGTGGGTGTTGCAGCAGCCCGCGGTCGCGGGGATCATCGTGGGCGCCCGTCTCGGGGAGTCGGAACACATCGAAGAGAACCTGCGCGTCTTCGGATTCGAGTTGGACGCAGCCGATCTGGACCTGCTGAGCGAGGCGCGGGCGACGCTCGCACCGATTCCGGGCGAGCCGGGCGACGAGTATCGCCGGCCGCCGTTCCTGACCGCCTCAGGCGATCTCAGCCACCACCTGGAAGCACTCCCCGCGCCGTTTCCGGTGCGTGAGGGTCCGGGATCGCGTACGCGGGCGTTGACAGGCACGGTCTGGGAGGATCTGGCTGGATTCAGCCGGGCCGTGCGTAAGGGGCCGCGGATCTGGATTTCGGGCACGACGGCGACCCATGGGAATCGACGCATCGGCGGCGACGACCCCGCTGCACAGATGCACTTCGTCATCGACAAGATCGAGGGAGCTCTGCAGTCCCTGGGCGCGAGCCTGGACGACCTCGTGCGCACCCGCGTCTACATCCGCCACGAATCGGACTGGGAGGCGATCTCGCGTGCCCATGGGGAGCGCCTCGGCCACGTGCAGCCGGCCAACACGCTGATCGCGGCCGGCGTGATCGGGGACGGCTATCGGGTCGAGATGGAGGCGGAGGCCGAGCTGGAGGATTGA
- a CDS encoding M20/M25/M40 family metallo-hydrolase, with translation MRRSALLAVAALALSSGSLASQEPSSPWERLAREVFQELIEINTAHSVGGTLEASEAMARRFLAEGFAASDVVVTEVAPGEGNVVARLRGRATGKKPILLLAHIDVVEANPEDWTLPPFQFIEQDGYFFGRGVADDKDEAAIYVTNLIRMKREGFVPDRDIIVALTADEEGGEHNGVEWLIQNRPELIDAEYAFNEGGGGTLKGDERVSNNVQASEKKYQNYTVEATNPGGHSSLPRPDNAIYELSKALLGIGAYAHPVRLNEVTRAYFGRTADLVDAETGAMMRRLLADPADAEAVRLLARDPGYNSRMRTSCVATLLSGGHAPNALPQRATANVNCRILPDEEPEAVLARLQAAAADATVTITMDGRARNSPPSPLTPELLGTIEQVTEEMWPGVPVVPIMSTGATDALYLRTAGIPVYGVSGLFYEDPNSHGMNETIPVQSFYEGLEFLYRLVRRLSEPGVS, from the coding sequence ATGCGCCGCAGTGCCCTCCTCGCTGTCGCTGCCCTCGCTCTCTCTTCCGGGTCGCTCGCCTCCCAGGAACCCTCCAGTCCCTGGGAGAGACTGGCCCGCGAGGTGTTCCAGGAGCTGATCGAGATCAACACCGCCCACTCGGTCGGCGGGACGCTCGAGGCATCGGAGGCGATGGCCCGCCGCTTCCTCGCCGAGGGCTTTGCCGCGTCCGACGTCGTCGTCACCGAAGTGGCGCCCGGCGAGGGCAACGTGGTCGCGCGGCTCCGGGGCCGCGCCACGGGCAAGAAGCCGATCCTGTTGCTCGCCCACATCGATGTGGTCGAGGCCAATCCGGAGGACTGGACTCTTCCTCCCTTCCAGTTCATCGAGCAGGACGGGTACTTCTTCGGGCGAGGCGTCGCCGACGACAAGGACGAAGCCGCCATCTACGTGACGAATCTGATCCGGATGAAGCGAGAGGGATTCGTGCCGGATCGCGACATCATCGTCGCGCTCACCGCGGACGAGGAGGGCGGGGAGCATAACGGCGTGGAGTGGCTCATCCAGAATCGCCCTGAGCTGATCGATGCGGAATACGCCTTCAACGAAGGGGGAGGGGGCACGCTGAAGGGGGACGAGCGCGTCTCCAACAACGTGCAGGCGAGCGAGAAGAAGTATCAGAACTACACGGTGGAAGCGACGAATCCTGGAGGGCATTCCTCGCTACCGAGGCCGGACAACGCCATCTACGAATTGTCCAAGGCGTTGTTGGGCATCGGAGCCTACGCCCACCCCGTGCGACTGAACGAGGTGACGCGGGCGTATTTCGGTCGTACCGCCGATCTGGTGGATGCCGAGACCGGGGCCATGATGCGACGGCTGCTGGCCGACCCGGCCGATGCGGAGGCCGTGCGCTTGTTGGCCAGGGACCCCGGATACAACTCGCGCATGCGCACGAGTTGCGTGGCGACGCTGCTGTCGGGCGGGCACGCGCCCAACGCGCTGCCGCAGCGCGCGACCGCCAATGTCAACTGCCGGATCCTGCCGGACGAGGAACCGGAAGCGGTGCTCGCGCGCCTGCAGGCGGCCGCAGCCGATGCCACGGTGACGATCACGATGGACGGACGGGCACGCAACAGCCCACCGTCGCCGCTCACACCCGAGCTCCTGGGGACCATCGAACAGGTGACGGAGGAGATGTGGCCCGGTGTACCGGTAGTTCCGATCATGAGCACCGGCGCCACCGACGCTCTCTATCTGCGCACTGCCGGAATCCCGGTCTATGGCGTGTCTGGGCTGTTCTATGAAGATCCCAACTCGCATGGGATGAACGAGACCATCCCCGTGCAGTCCTTCTACGAGGGCCTCGAGTTCTTGTACCGCCTCGTCCGTCGCCTGAGTGAACCGGGCGTGAGCTGA
- a CDS encoding response regulator transcription factor, translating into MIKVLLADDHALFRAGLKALLEAESGIEVVGEAPDGDAAIEEVRRLRPDVVVMDLAMPGTSGLDATRRIAALGYGTRILVLTAHAEEEYLVPVIEAGASGYLTKTSADRTLVDALRVVARGEVYLPPRATTLLLKRYRAEDEEQDGGLNVLSAREREVLALTAEGFSSREIGERLFISPKTVDTYRSRIMEKLGLNHRSELVRFALHVGLLRDV; encoded by the coding sequence ATGATCAAGGTGCTGCTGGCGGACGACCATGCGCTGTTCCGTGCCGGCCTGAAAGCGCTGCTCGAAGCCGAGTCGGGCATCGAGGTGGTGGGGGAGGCCCCCGACGGGGACGCCGCCATCGAAGAGGTGCGGCGCCTGCGGCCAGACGTCGTGGTGATGGACCTGGCCATGCCCGGCACCAGCGGTCTGGACGCGACCCGCCGCATCGCGGCCCTGGGCTACGGGACCCGCATCCTGGTGCTCACTGCCCACGCGGAGGAGGAGTATCTGGTTCCCGTCATCGAGGCCGGAGCCAGTGGCTACCTCACCAAGACCAGCGCCGACCGCACCCTGGTCGACGCATTGCGGGTGGTGGCGCGGGGCGAAGTCTACCTGCCCCCACGAGCCACGACCCTGCTGCTCAAACGCTACCGAGCGGAGGACGAGGAGCAGGACGGGGGCCTCAACGTGTTGAGCGCCCGGGAGCGCGAGGTACTGGCCCTGACCGCCGAGGGCTTCAGCTCCCGGGAGATCGGTGAACGGCTGTTCATCTCACCCAAGACCGTCGACACCTACCGCTCGCGCATCATGGAGAAGCTGGGGCTGAACCACCGCTCCGAGCTCGTGCGCTTCGCGCTCCACGTGGGGCTGTTGCGCGACGTCTGA
- a CDS encoding diguanylate cyclase: MPPQTQGPLVALLFGSVFYSVMAWVLLRHRRAHGAGPTAFAMGTCFTWVAGALASALATTFRGQLLAINVAYLGACFTPLAILVFVAFYTRARPIPVGTVARLAIVPLISALLIWTNPWHELMWAHPPMGPDGNLTIRADWGPWFTWMHVPYHWGLVTVAEVFLLRAALFGTQVPTDSGPRLGRLHAAALLLALTGTFVINIVTVVGDDTFRVSPTAIAIALSSVLFLWVFAQMELVPFRHVAQRRILNAMSDGVFVADERDVILELNPAACALVADPKHARIGARLSSVFGDEPAIQELFQLPGEIVEEVSTREGRRYEFHLSPVHDASGNHRGRTVLVRDVTDRRRQEATLKSIVDVSPNGILRIRPVRDASGIVDFECTFANPAAAAYLGIDQDALAGARALEALPAVGPQVLPILRRAVELGAAEQLEVPVQGEAEDPLWFRIFVSPVGNELTVTFVEITEERRRQQEMEEVAFYDPLTRLLNRRGLEREFGGIPLPSRRAGGVHTLLYMDLDRFKPVNDTYGHSAGDRLLKEFAARLRSATRQGDLLARIGGDEFVVLLVDVDSAAGRATLARVQEVTDAPYWLGGVTVSCRPSIGIAQLSERGSTLADALIAADHAMYLAKAAGGGAKTAAGAQLEPV; encoded by the coding sequence GTGCCCCCTCAGACCCAAGGCCCTCTTGTGGCGCTGCTCTTCGGCAGCGTCTTCTACAGCGTCATGGCCTGGGTGCTGCTCCGGCACCGACGAGCCCACGGGGCCGGTCCCACGGCCTTCGCCATGGGGACCTGCTTCACCTGGGTGGCGGGGGCGCTGGCCTCCGCGCTGGCCACGACGTTCCGGGGCCAGCTCCTGGCGATCAACGTCGCCTACCTGGGGGCCTGCTTCACGCCCCTGGCCATCCTGGTGTTCGTGGCCTTCTACACGCGGGCCCGACCCATCCCCGTCGGGACGGTCGCCCGCCTGGCCATCGTGCCGCTCATCTCCGCCCTCTTGATCTGGACCAACCCCTGGCACGAGCTGATGTGGGCTCATCCCCCGATGGGTCCCGACGGCAACCTCACCATCCGGGCCGACTGGGGACCTTGGTTCACGTGGATGCACGTGCCCTACCACTGGGGGCTGGTCACGGTAGCCGAGGTCTTTCTGCTGCGGGCGGCTCTGTTCGGAACCCAGGTACCCACCGACAGTGGGCCACGCTTGGGACGACTGCACGCCGCAGCGCTGCTCCTGGCACTCACCGGGACGTTCGTCATCAACATCGTGACGGTCGTGGGGGACGACACGTTCCGGGTCAGCCCCACGGCCATCGCCATCGCGCTCTCCAGCGTGCTCTTCCTCTGGGTGTTCGCACAGATGGAGTTGGTGCCGTTCCGCCACGTGGCCCAGCGTCGCATCCTGAACGCGATGTCGGACGGCGTGTTCGTTGCGGATGAGCGCGACGTCATCCTGGAGTTGAACCCGGCCGCATGCGCATTGGTGGCCGATCCGAAGCACGCGCGCATCGGGGCCCGACTCTCCTCGGTCTTCGGGGACGAGCCCGCCATCCAGGAGCTGTTCCAGCTCCCCGGCGAGATCGTGGAGGAGGTCTCCACCCGTGAGGGCCGGCGGTACGAGTTCCACCTCTCGCCCGTGCACGACGCCAGTGGCAATCATCGCGGGCGCACAGTGCTGGTCCGCGACGTAACCGACCGCAGACGTCAGGAGGCCACGCTCAAGAGCATCGTCGACGTCTCTCCGAACGGCATCCTGCGCATCCGCCCCGTGCGCGATGCGTCGGGCATCGTCGACTTCGAGTGCACCTTCGCCAATCCGGCCGCCGCCGCCTACCTCGGCATCGACCAGGATGCGCTGGCGGGGGCCCGGGCGCTGGAGGCGCTCCCCGCCGTTGGACCCCAGGTGCTGCCCATCCTTCGTCGCGCGGTGGAACTCGGCGCAGCGGAGCAGCTCGAGGTTCCGGTGCAGGGAGAGGCGGAGGATCCACTCTGGTTCCGGATCTTCGTGTCTCCGGTCGGGAACGAACTCACCGTGACCTTCGTGGAGATCACCGAGGAGCGGCGGCGGCAGCAGGAGATGGAAGAGGTGGCCTTCTACGACCCGTTGACGCGGCTCCTCAACCGGCGGGGTCTGGAGCGCGAGTTCGGGGGCATCCCGCTGCCTTCGCGACGTGCGGGCGGCGTGCACACGCTCCTCTACATGGACCTCGATCGCTTCAAGCCGGTCAACGACACCTACGGTCATTCCGCAGGCGACCGCCTCCTCAAGGAGTTCGCGGCCCGGCTCCGGTCGGCGACCCGGCAGGGAGATCTGCTGGCCCGCATCGGCGGAGACGAGTTCGTGGTGCTGCTTGTGGACGTCGACAGTGCCGCCGGCAGGGCTACGCTGGCGCGCGTCCAGGAGGTGACCGATGCGCCCTACTGGCTGGGAGGCGTCACCGTGTCCTGCCGACCCAGCATCGGCATCGCCCAGCTGAGCGAGCGCGGCTCCACCCTGGCCGACGCCTTGATCGCGGCGGACCACGCGATGTACCTGGCCAAAGCGGCCGGGGGTGGCGCGAAGACGGCGGCGGGAGCCCAGCTGGAACCCGTATGA
- a CDS encoding aspartate aminotransferase family protein: MNAPAATSASAEILHAHRTHLFPCVTPLYEEPIVMSEGQGVWVRDADGTEYLDLFSGILSTSIGHCHPRLVGAVQQQAARLGHTSTLYVSEPQVEAARRLTAITPGRLSRTFFTNSGTEAIETALALACIHTGRSEIVALRMSYHGRSSLAANVTAHASWRPLATQVAGIHHAIAPDRYRCALPTDDEDALAEYFARDLDEVIRTTTNGRPAAFIAETIQGVAGYTVPPQRYFKLAADIIHGYGGLLIVDEVQAGFGRCGTHWFGIEHWGVEPDIMVMAKGIAGGYPAAATMTRPEIAESWKGKTISTFGGNPISMAAAVATLDVMREEDVPTRAAERGAQLRTALEGLSAEYEWIGDVRGLGLMQAMDLVQDRDTKAADTTRAKALLEAAKAEGLLIGLGGHWGQVIRIGPSLLVSEDEMAEGIRRLERACARVGR, translated from the coding sequence ATGAACGCTCCCGCCGCCACCTCCGCCTCCGCCGAGATCCTGCACGCGCACCGGACCCATCTGTTTCCGTGTGTCACGCCGCTGTACGAGGAGCCCATCGTCATGAGCGAGGGCCAGGGCGTCTGGGTGCGTGACGCGGACGGCACCGAGTATCTCGATCTGTTTTCGGGCATCCTCTCGACGTCGATCGGCCACTGTCACCCCCGCCTGGTGGGGGCGGTCCAGCAACAGGCCGCCCGCCTCGGTCACACCTCGACGCTGTACGTGAGCGAGCCCCAGGTCGAGGCGGCCCGGCGCCTGACGGCCATCACCCCCGGCCGTCTGAGCCGCACCTTCTTCACGAACTCGGGAACGGAAGCGATCGAGACCGCGCTGGCACTCGCCTGTATCCACACGGGCCGCTCGGAGATCGTGGCGCTGCGGATGAGCTACCACGGACGCAGCTCGCTGGCAGCCAACGTCACCGCGCACGCATCCTGGCGGCCGCTGGCCACGCAGGTCGCTGGGATCCATCACGCGATCGCGCCCGACCGCTATCGTTGCGCGCTACCGACCGACGACGAAGACGCGCTGGCCGAGTACTTCGCCCGCGATCTCGACGAGGTGATCCGCACGACGACGAATGGGCGTCCCGCCGCGTTCATCGCCGAGACCATCCAGGGCGTGGCCGGCTACACCGTCCCTCCGCAGCGCTATTTCAAGCTGGCTGCTGACATCATCCATGGCTACGGCGGACTGCTCATCGTCGATGAGGTGCAGGCGGGCTTCGGGCGTTGCGGGACGCACTGGTTCGGGATCGAGCATTGGGGCGTGGAGCCGGACATCATGGTGATGGCCAAGGGCATCGCCGGCGGATATCCGGCGGCCGCCACCATGACCCGCCCCGAGATCGCGGAATCCTGGAAGGGCAAGACCATCTCCACCTTCGGTGGCAATCCGATCTCCATGGCCGCCGCGGTGGCAACGCTGGACGTGATGCGGGAGGAGGACGTGCCTACGCGCGCGGCCGAGAGGGGCGCCCAGTTGCGCACGGCTCTGGAAGGCCTCTCCGCCGAATACGAGTGGATCGGCGACGTGCGCGGTCTGGGACTGATGCAGGCGATGGACCTCGTCCAGGACCGCGACACCAAGGCGGCAGACACCACCCGTGCCAAGGCCCTCCTCGAAGCGGCCAAGGCCGAGGGCCTGTTGATCGGGCTGGGTGGACATTGGGGTCAGGTCATCCGCATCGGTCCCTCCCTCCTGGTGAGCGAGGACGAGATGGCCGAGGGGATCCGCAGGCTGGAGCGGGCCTGCGCGCGCGTGGGCCGCTAG
- a CDS encoding DUF5335 family protein has product MTIRKIRPGEWSAYFDGISHQMAEGDEGWSADIEVFLSESGDQQEATHIPLQGITYDRRDNRLEIASDDLRHMIVHPREIWADPGDRSPPDLLLVVREDGTRESVVLKRQ; this is encoded by the coding sequence ATGACCATCCGGAAGATCCGACCCGGTGAGTGGTCCGCGTACTTCGACGGGATCTCCCACCAGATGGCGGAAGGGGACGAGGGTTGGTCCGCCGACATCGAGGTGTTCTTGAGCGAGAGTGGCGACCAGCAGGAGGCGACCCACATCCCGCTCCAGGGCATCACCTATGACCGGAGAGACAACCGGCTCGAGATCGCCAGCGACGACCTTCGTCACATGATCGTGCACCCCCGGGAGATCTGGGCAGATCCAGGGGACCGTTCGCCACCGGACCTCCTGCTCGTGGTGCGCGAGGACGGCACCCGGGAGAGCGTGGTCCTGAAGCGCCAATGA
- a CDS encoding PAS domain-containing sensor histidine kinase has protein sequence MHSRSNHLAPPAAEREVSWYERVFTASPDGIVIVRSDGTIAALNSRAAEQFGYAVEELVDTSIERLVPDDYRSAHLGQRMHFVEHPGWRPMGVGLELRGRKKDGTVFPVEIALSPVHAGGLGYVIAMVRDLTEWARQRHVRAATVRAMERERQRIAYELHDDALQRLAATIIHLRLASRSADPELAAELLSIRDSLGEAADGIRRIASGLRPPEIEQVGLAAAVNAWIGMHDEEDGTPAFDLVAEPVDEFVDEEERLVLYRILQEAITNAVRHARARSVRVEIGMEEALVWGLVRDDGVGFNVQEVTRETGGLGLAGMSERAHVVGARLTIESHADGGTEVKVVLRKRDPSASIQHTEAEA, from the coding sequence ATGCACTCAAGGTCCAATCACCTGGCCCCTCCGGCCGCCGAGCGCGAGGTCTCCTGGTACGAGCGGGTATTCACCGCGTCGCCGGATGGGATCGTGATCGTGCGCAGCGACGGGACCATCGCCGCCCTGAACTCCCGCGCCGCCGAGCAGTTCGGGTACGCGGTCGAGGAGTTGGTGGACACGTCGATCGAGCGACTGGTCCCGGACGACTACCGGTCTGCCCACCTGGGCCAACGCATGCACTTCGTCGAGCACCCGGGCTGGCGACCCATGGGCGTGGGCTTGGAGCTGCGCGGACGCAAGAAGGACGGGACCGTCTTCCCGGTCGAGATCGCGCTCTCGCCCGTCCATGCGGGAGGCTTGGGCTACGTCATCGCGATGGTCCGTGACCTCACCGAGTGGGCGCGTCAGCGCCACGTCCGTGCCGCGACCGTGCGGGCCATGGAGCGGGAGCGTCAGCGCATCGCCTATGAGCTGCACGACGACGCCTTGCAGCGCCTGGCTGCGACCATCATCCACCTGCGCCTCGCCTCCCGGAGCGCCGACCCGGAGCTGGCCGCGGAGTTGTTGTCCATCCGGGACTCGCTGGGGGAAGCCGCGGACGGGATCCGCCGCATCGCCAGCGGGCTTCGGCCTCCCGAGATCGAGCAGGTGGGTCTGGCCGCCGCGGTCAACGCCTGGATCGGCATGCACGACGAAGAGGACGGCACACCGGCGTTCGATCTCGTGGCGGAGCCCGTGGACGAATTCGTGGACGAGGAAGAGCGACTGGTGCTCTACCGGATCCTACAGGAAGCGATCACCAACGCGGTCCGGCACGCACGCGCGCGCAGCGTGCGGGTAGAGATCGGCATGGAAGAAGCACTGGTCTGGGGGCTGGTGCGCGACGACGGCGTGGGCTTCAACGTACAGGAAGTGACGCGTGAGACCGGAGGCCTCGGCCTGGCCGGGATGAGTGAGCGAGCTCATGTGGTGGGGGCACGCCTGACCATCGAATCGCACGCGGATGGTGGAACCGAGGTCAAGGTGGTCCTGCGCAAGCGGGATCCGTCCGCCTCGATCCAACACACGGAGGCTGAGGCATGA
- a CDS encoding universal stress protein yields the protein MPRRVTVPLDGSRFAEFALSHARALGGAGAKLDLVSVIEAPSAVGFPGYEEVAARMLEEYYEALRSRLADARAEAEETVLSGAAAKRILEHVQDKGSEMVVLATHGRGPFSRAWLGSVADGVLRHAAVPVLLIRPHETDKADLAPAPLPKRIVVPLDGSELAERTVGLLESWGLTDGATLLLVRAVGFPHSVASPYLPHTIVENRQIVEEEKKRAESYIETYARKLNERGLKTEAAVVMAEFIAHAVLDHAKDTQADWIAMASHGRGGLERLLLGSVADKVVRGSEIPVLVVPARGNGG from the coding sequence ATGCCAAGGCGTGTGACGGTTCCGCTGGACGGCTCGCGATTCGCCGAGTTCGCCCTTTCCCACGCACGGGCCCTCGGAGGGGCGGGGGCGAAGCTCGATCTCGTCTCCGTGATCGAAGCCCCCTCCGCAGTGGGGTTCCCGGGCTATGAGGAAGTGGCCGCCCGCATGCTGGAGGAGTACTACGAGGCGCTCCGCTCCCGGTTGGCGGACGCCCGCGCGGAAGCGGAGGAAACGGTGCTGTCCGGCGCTGCCGCCAAGCGCATTCTCGAACACGTGCAGGACAAGGGCTCCGAGATGGTGGTGCTGGCAACGCATGGGCGTGGGCCATTCAGCCGGGCCTGGCTGGGGAGCGTGGCGGACGGTGTGCTGCGTCACGCCGCGGTTCCAGTTCTCCTGATCCGACCCCACGAAACCGACAAGGCCGACCTGGCCCCCGCACCCCTACCCAAGCGCATCGTGGTACCCCTCGACGGTTCCGAGCTCGCCGAGCGCACCGTCGGTCTCCTGGAGTCCTGGGGGCTGACCGACGGAGCGACGCTCCTGTTGGTGCGGGCGGTCGGATTCCCACACTCGGTGGCTTCCCCCTACTTGCCGCACACGATCGTCGAGAACCGGCAGATCGTGGAAGAGGAAAAGAAGCGTGCCGAGTCATACATCGAGACATACGCCAGGAAGCTGAACGAGCGCGGACTCAAGACCGAAGCCGCAGTGGTGATGGCTGAGTTCATCGCGCATGCCGTCCTCGACCATGCCAAGGACACGCAGGCCGATTGGATCGCCATGGCGTCCCATGGACGGGGAGGGCTGGAGCGCCTGTTGCTCGGAAGCGTGGCGGACAAGGTAGTCCGCGGGTCGGAGATTCCCGTGTTGGTGGTGCCGGCTCGAGGCAACGGAGGATAG
- a CDS encoding pyridoxamine 5'-phosphate oxidase family protein, with protein sequence MNEPPRPRFLELAPERALEILSRNHVGRVAVARDQRVDIEPLHYVYDDGWLYGRTSEGTKIHMTGREWWPVAFEVDEIDGVFDWRSVVVHGGFYVLKEDDPHNAEARDHAIALLRTLIPDTLTEDDPTPARTVLFRISVQEMRGREARSY encoded by the coding sequence ATGAACGAGCCTCCCCGCCCCCGCTTCCTGGAACTGGCGCCGGAGCGTGCGCTGGAGATCCTGAGCCGGAATCACGTGGGCCGCGTGGCGGTGGCGCGTGATCAGCGGGTCGACATCGAGCCGCTGCACTACGTCTATGACGATGGCTGGCTCTACGGTCGGACCTCCGAGGGCACCAAGATCCACATGACTGGCAGGGAGTGGTGGCCGGTCGCCTTCGAGGTCGACGAGATCGACGGCGTCTTCGACTGGCGAAGCGTCGTCGTGCATGGGGGCTTCTACGTGCTGAAGGAAGACGACCCCCACAACGCCGAGGCGCGCGACCACGCGATCGCGCTCCTCCGCACCCTGATTCCGGACACCCTGACCGAGGACGATCCCACGCCGGCGCGGACCGTTCTGTTCCGGATCTCCGTCCAGGAGATGCGCGGGCGGGAGGCTCGCAGCTACTGA
- a CDS encoding universal stress protein, which produces MAVAAAVDFRRILVVVDDPASCSRLFAWTERVAEALGSQVWVLLGVDSPDGSPPALESAERTLDLALERAGLDRLGARPLVHAGPVAGHLSAALADLIPDVVVMSCQRPSSAPTPLQLPGMSQIAVILVSDGSGEGQALP; this is translated from the coding sequence GTGGCAGTAGCCGCGGCGGTTGATTTTCGCAGGATCCTGGTGGTCGTCGACGATCCCGCGTCCTGTTCGAGGCTGTTCGCCTGGACCGAGAGGGTCGCCGAAGCCCTGGGCTCGCAAGTGTGGGTCCTCCTGGGGGTCGACTCCCCTGACGGCAGCCCACCGGCTCTGGAATCGGCCGAACGAACACTCGACCTCGCGTTGGAGCGGGCGGGCTTGGACCGGCTGGGGGCCCGCCCGCTGGTGCATGCCGGGCCGGTGGCCGGACACTTGAGCGCCGCCCTGGCGGACCTGATTCCCGACGTGGTGGTCATGTCCTGCCAGCGACCGTCCAGCGCACCCACACCATTGCAGTTGCCGGGGATGAGCCAGATCGCGGTCATTCTGGTCTCGGATGGCTCAGGGGAGGGCCAGGCGCTACCATAG